A section of the Oreochromis niloticus isolate F11D_XX linkage group LG9, O_niloticus_UMD_NMBU, whole genome shotgun sequence genome encodes:
- the LOC100696490 gene encoding neurogenic differentiation factor 6-A: protein MLTLPFDEQSSNQTISSLRMSWTSNKLVKLIKPEIDRVLEESLETRREDELRNAEVKEEESEAGDPAWLRRRASQKKKLSHSRLDRVRLRRIEANARERHRMHGLNNALDSLRKVVPCYSKTQKLSKIETLRLAKNYIWVLSEILSTGKRLDLLTFVQTLCKGLSQPTTNLVAGCLQLNTCSVISQPDEESLSLYAAYHHHPGPEAGGSTTAGSGRSLRPFGSFCSPFESLNDSSSPESSGSLDMGTLSPPFNFSGLFTLKHEEPVDYRSCHNGLRYCPINQGCSSDLGPYDIQLRGQFYQVQGELNKPFHN, encoded by the coding sequence ATGCTGACTTTGCCATTTGATGAACAGTCCTCCAATCAAACCATCAGTTCATTAAGGATGAGTTGGACCTCTAACAAATTAGTCAAATTGATTAAGCCAGAGATTGACAGAGTCCTAGAGGAaagccttgagaccaggagggagGATGAACTGAGGAATGCTGAAGTGAAGGAGGAGGAAAGTGAAGCAGGAGATCCAGCTTGGCTCAGAAGAAGGGCTtctcaaaaaaagaaactgagcCACTCTCGCCTGGACCGGGTTCGACTACGACGGATTGAAGCGAATGCGCGGGAAAGACACCGTATGCATGGACTTAACAATGCATTGGACAGCCTGAGAAAGGTGGTCCCCTGTTATTCCAAGACACAAAAGCTGTCCAAAATAGAAACCCTCCGCTTGGCCAAGAACTACATCTGGGTTCTCAGTGAGATCCTGAGCACTGGCAAAAGGCTGGACTTGCTCACATTCGTCCAGACTCTGTGCAAAGGTCTCTCTCAGCCAACCACTAACCTTGTCGCTGGCTGTCTCCAGCTCAACACCTGCAGCGTCATCTCACAACCCGACGAGGAGTCATTGTCTCTGTACGCAGCCTATCATCACCATCCTGGACCCGAGGCTGGGGGCTCCACTACAGCGGGTAGCGGTAGGTCTCTGCGACCCTTTGGCTCTTTCTGCAGCCCCTTTGAGTCTCTAAACGACAGTTCCTCTCCAGAAAGTTCTGGGTCTCTGGATATGGGGACTCTCAGCCCACCCTTCAACTTCAGTGGGCTTTTCACCCTCAAACACGAGGAACCGGTTGACTACCGAAGTTGTCACAATGGTCTCCGCTATTGTCCCATCAATCAGGGCTGCAGCTCAGACCTTGGTCCCTATGACATCCAACTCCGGGGACAGTTTTACCAGGTGCAGGGGGAATTAAACAAGCCTTTCCATAATTAA